Within Sulfurospirillum arsenophilum NBRC 109478, the genomic segment GTCGCCTTCGAAGATGATACTGCCACCACCAACATTGAACCCTTGCACTAAATTACCATCCATTATAGGTGTAGCTGTCGTTAATGTGGCATTGGGGGTGTTGATAAATCCTCCACCATTGACACTGATACCATTGGGATTGGCGACGATAACATCTGCTGCCACTCCCGCTATTTCGGTGTAACCTCGAAGCAATGTCTTGCTAGTTCCTGTAACTTCATTGAGTATGAGTTTGGCATTATTTCCTGTTAGATTTGGGTTGTACGAGATGTATCCTGCGAGCTGCGTATTGGCAATGGTTTTTGAATTGTTAAGAATAAGACCTTGCGGATCAACGTTAAAATTTGAAAATTTATTGTGTGAAAGCCCCTGAGAGTTGGGTGTGACGATATTGACGATTGGAACACCATTGGGTGCTTTAAGAAGTTCAGCTTGATTACCTTTGGGCGCACCTGTATCTACGGTAAGTTCAGCCGCGGTAATAGTTTGATTCAACACTAAAAAAATATTGATAATTATAGATACAACTTGTTTGCTTGTCATAAGTTCCCTTTTAGAATATGGCATTTAATTAAAAGCGGTAATTGGCAGAAATGCCAAAAAAAGTTTGCGTTACACTCACGTCTCTTTTTAAAAGAGGCATCGCGTAGTAAATCATCGTATCGAAATCACCCTTTTTGAGCTTTAGCCCTACAGAGTCACTGAGTAATTTTCCTCCAGTGGTATCTTCTTCTTTTTTGATTTCACCACCATCAAGGGCTATAAAATAAGTTTGATCAAAGTATTCCATGAACTTAACCTGCGGAGTATAAGAGAATTCATTACGCGCGTAATAACCCGTATTGCCGCTTAGTCCTTCTTTTTGGTAACCGCGAACACTGTAATGCCCACCGATACTGATTTGATTGGTGCTGAAGAGTTGGTAATGTGAATGTTGATAGTGAGCGCTTAGAGAATATTGAAATGCGTCAAGGCGCTTAACCAGTGAAGCATCAATCGTATAAAAAGAGTATTTTTCATTAAGTGCTGTTGGATTTGAGGCATTAAACCAGTCCGTCCCTTTGGTGTAATTGAGTGCCACATAGGTATAAAAATCCGCAATTTGGTACATATAATCTAGCAGTGCCCCTATTTTGGAGAGGTCATAACTGGAACTTTCAATATTTGTTCCACCCATATAGTTTTGTGCTTGATATTGCGCAACAGATGAACCGATGGAGACTCTATGGGATTCATTGTGAAAAAGTTTATAATTGAGTCCCAAAGTATAGGTTTTTGTATGTCCATTAGATGATAAGCGATTAATGCCACCTTCAACATTTTGGTCATAACTACTTTTTCGATAACTAAGCGTCGTTAACAATCGATCAAAAGGAATGGAATACTCATAACTATCACCGATGGAATTTTCATCTTGATAGTGTTTATTGGTACTATTGAGATTGATTTTAAATTGATCGTTCAGCCCTGTAGGATCATCAAAATTAAGTTCAAGAGAGCCTTGTTGATCACCTGTTCGTTTGGTTCCAAAATTATTAAGTCCAATATTTCCATTAATACGGTTTGTCGTATTGTTTTCGATAGTCACATCGGTATACCCAACATTTTCACTTGGTACAAGATCCATTGTTGCATGATTACTTGGTAAACGGTTGATCATCTCAACAGCATTTTCTAAATCTCTTAGATTGAGGTAATCCTCTTTTTGACCTATAAATGCACTGTTGATATAAAGCTCATCGGGAGAGATTTTTTCTATCTTGCCCTCTACTGCATAGAGTGTCACTTCACCCGATGAGATATTTTGAGGTTTAATGTACACTTGAGAAGTGATATAACCTTTTTCAACATAAAGGGCAGTGAGTTGACGTGCTAAATTGGACAGGTCGGTGAGTGAATTACACTTGTCACTGTATTGCTCGTACAAAGATTGTTTTTCACTATTGGAAAGTAGTGTTATACCTTCATCTTTAATTGTCTTAATTTCAAAGCATTGCTCATCTTGTGTTGGTAACAACTCTGGTTTTTCTACGTTGTAACGCATAATATTTTCATCTTGACGCTTTTCAAGCTTCTCAAATATCTCTTTTTGTTTTTCAAATTGCTCTCGTTTATCTATTAAGTCAGTAACGGACTCAGCAT encodes:
- a CDS encoding ShlB/FhaC/HecB family hemolysin secretion/activation protein, which produces MVMRFKVFILLLCISSLVYAESVTDLIDKREQFEKQKEIFEKLEKRQDENIMRYNVEKPELLPTQDEQCFEIKTIKDEGITLLSNSEKQSLYEQYSDKCNSLTDLSNLARQLTALYVEKGYITSQVYIKPQNISSGEVTLYAVEGKIEKISPDELYINSAFIGQKEDYLNLRDLENAVEMINRLPSNHATMDLVPSENVGYTDVTIENNTTNRINGNIGLNNFGTKRTGDQQGSLELNFDDPTGLNDQFKINLNSTNKHYQDENSIGDSYEYSIPFDRLLTTLSYRKSSYDQNVEGGINRLSSNGHTKTYTLGLNYKLFHNESHRVSIGSSVAQYQAQNYMGGTNIESSSYDLSKIGALLDYMYQIADFYTYVALNYTKGTDWFNASNPTALNEKYSFYTIDASLVKRLDAFQYSLSAHYQHSHYQLFSTNQISIGGHYSVRGYQKEGLSGNTGYYARNEFSYTPQVKFMEYFDQTYFIALDGGEIKKEEDTTGGKLLSDSVGLKLKKGDFDTMIYYAMPLLKRDVSVTQTFFGISANYRF